Within the Pseudanabaena sp. BC1403 genome, the region CAAGGGAATCGTAAGAGGCTCCGATATTTCCCAGCGCTATTCCCTCTCCTTGTCGGTCTTTGATTTCTCGTGCGATCGCTAAATATTGCAGATGGAAATCGATCGCTTTGTCATACTTGCCAAGGGAATCGTAAGCAATTCCCAGATTTGCTAGTGCTATTCCCTCTCCTCGTCGGTCTTTGTTCTCTCGAAAGATTGATAAAGATAGTAGATGGAACTCGATTGCTTTGTCATATTTGCCGAGGGAATGGTAAGCTATTCCCAGATTTCCCAGAGATCTTCCCTCACCGAGACGGTCTTTAGTTTCCCGCTTGATCGCTAAGCTTTGTAGATAGAACTCCATCGCTTTGTCATATTTGCCGAGAAGAAGGTAAGTGCTAGCCAGATTTGCCAGTGTAATGCCCTCACCGTGTCTGTCTTTGATTTCCCGTGCGATTATTAATCTTTGCAGATAGGAATCGAGCGCTTTGCCATATTGCCCTAAATCGGAGTATGCAAGTCCTAATCCGTTATGAGCACGAGCCTCACATTCGCGATCTTTTATTTCGCGACAAATATCAAGTGACATAAGAGTAAACTCTATTGCCTTTTGATATTGACTGTCCCGTATCGCTCTAATGCCTAAGTTATACCGCCAATCTGCTTCTGATGCGCGGGCTTCAGTTGTTTGTGCTTGGACGCTTTTACTCATCACGATCTGCCCTTGACCGCAAACCAAAAAAGTCAACACCGCTATACAGATCGCCTTATTCATCGCCCACATCCTCACATTTACATCAAAACCAGCAGTAGCACACCAGCCAGCATAAAGCGATATCCCCCAAAACAGGTATTCGTTACAAAAAACACAACCAAATATTCACAATCATCTATTCCCCATAGTTCAGATCCCGACTTTTTCTGCACATTCACCAATTAGTTTTGCTAATCACAAAAAAAGTCGGGGATCTATGCCCTGCAACAAAGAAACACAAAATCTCGTAGGGGCGAAGCATTACCGCCACCATTTATACATTTCGCCACAACCTCCAAACGGTAATGCTTCGCCCACCCCCCACAACGCAGCCACAATTTATCTGTGCATAGCCAACAAGAGGGTCAAGTATTTGCAGATCGAGGTTTTTGCGAAGAGTTTAAAAATTGCCGCGCAAATACTTGACCCCTAAAAATTTTTTCCTTTTGCCTTTCTACTTTTTACTTGTCAACCACGCCTCCAAATCCACAACCTTCTCAAAATCCAACACCGCCTCCGCCAACTCCTCCAACTGCTCCGCCGATAGCTTGTCTAAGCGCTTCACCACTTTCACAGTCACCTTACCAAACTTTCGCGTCAACAACTTTACAGCAAACTGCTTTAGCCCCTGCTGCCGACCCAAAATTTGACCGCGCTGTGTCCCGATCTTTTCACCCTCAAGCTTACCCTCAAGCTTGCCTTCAAGCTTACCTTCAAGCTTGCCCTCAAGCTTTGCCTCACGATATACCCTTGTTTTTTTTAGATCACCTAACGTAAACATTGCCTCAACCTCCTCTCGACTCATTTGGGGAAACTTGTACAGCAAAACTGTCTCAATAAATTCTATCATCCTCTCGCGATCGCCTTGCCCCACCTGCCCAGCTAACCTTTGAGCTAAAGCTACCGCTTCTCTCTTCGGCGCAACAATCAACCTCACAAGTCCCAAAGTCAATGACTCATTCTCTGGCAACTCATCCAGATAGATTTGCACAATATGCCCACCTGCAAATATTGTCCTAAATTGTTTCGGAATTTCTGGCTCAATACTCCGCTTCGCAAAAATAGCGACGGCTTGCCAATCATGTTCTGGCTTGTATTGACTCAAATAGAGAAATATTTCTCCAATAAATTCCCAATAAAATTCGGCACGTTTTTGAAATTGCACCTCCACAAACCAAATATTTTTATCCAACGCTTCAGGCATAAAAATACCATCAAAGCGAAAGGCTTTCTCCTTGATTTCCAAAGAAGTAAAGCAATATCCTGATGCTGTTTCGGGTGGTAATCCCACCAATTCAAACAACAAGCTATCAAAGGTTTGAAATAGCTGAAAGAAGATCGTGTCAGTTCGCATTGGATTATTTTAGCGAATTTCATACGCAGGAGGGCAAGAATAACGCCACCATTTACGCAGATCATAGCGATCGCCAATTCTTTGCCCTACAACGCAGGTACTTACAAACCATTACCGATCGCAAAAAATGCTGACCAATAATTGGGATGGTTGTATTTCGGTGATTTGATTAGAGCAACTTGAGCTCTATGTAAAGCTTCAGTGGATGTGACATCGCCTTTTTTGAGTTCGCGATAAAAAGCTTCCATTAGAGCTTGAGTGCCTTCATCATTGACTGACCAAAGTGAGGCGATCGCATTTTTTGCACCAGCTTTCTGGACTTGATAGCCAAATCCTAAAATTTCCACACCATCGCCAAGCTTGCCAACTCCAGTCTGACAAGCACTCAAGATAATCAAATCGATATTTGGTATCTGCCAATCAGCGATTTCGCCAAGACGGATTTTGTCACCGTTGCCGAAAATGATGAAGGAGTTATCAGGTGAACCAGTATTAAACTCAGCATGGGTAGCAAGATGGAGAATGTTGTGATTTTTGAATTTAGACTCGATCGCTTGGCGGCTAAAACCGTCTTCGGAGAGAGTTACTGAGTTTGGGAAAGAACTTGCGATCGCTTGAACTTCAGTAAGTGTGGCAGGTAATGCATTTTGTCCAAACTTTTTCGTGCCTGTGTTGCCTCCAAAGGCTCCCGCGAGAATATTGGGTTGATTTTTTGGCTGTGGAGAAAAGTCGGAGAGACTGTAGGCGATCAGGTTACTAACTTTATATTTTTCTGCAAGCCATTGTTTGCCGTCATAGAGAGCGGAAAGGGGAACATAGCGTAATATGCCATCAGGAGCATAAAGAATTGTCTCCGCTTTGGCTGTAATCAGTTCGCCTTCAATCGGTTTAATCAGTACATCATAGAGAGCTTTAGAAGCATCCTTGACATCCTCAGAACCAGCATCAAGCAACCCAGATCTATATTCAGTGATCAATGATTCAAGCTTAGACTTGGAGATCTTAATGGTGCGACTGATGGGGAGACTGTTGGGCGCGAAGAAAATTATTTCGAGTCTGTCACCTAAAATCAATGGATAGAGTAATACTGTTCCCTGTGGAATTTGTTTGAGATAGTCTGGGACTTTATTGATCTCTGACTTAGGAAGTTGCTGGATTTGATTGGCAAGTTCACTATTAAGATCCTTGCTATTGTCAAAGCTAACCGCTAACAGCTTATTGCTAATCGCTTTCTCTGGTTCTAAAATCTTCACTCCTTGCGCCGATCTGTCACTACCTTTGATGTTTTTGAGATAGTCTTCGAGTTCTTGGACTTTGAGGAGATCGAGAACTTGCAGAGTTTCCATGATGCGACCTTGATTGAGCAGTAATCCAGCAAGTCTTTTATAGCTGGTAGAGACAGTTTCTAAATAAGATCTTTGTTCGTCTTTGGTGAGTTTGCGAATATTTTTGCGAATTGATTCAGTAACATTAATTGACTGTTTGTAAAATAGAATTGCGAGTTCAGGTTGACTGAGTTGGGAAAAGGTAAACCCAAGATTGTTAAGTGAAATCCCTTCTCCACTAAGATTTTTGATTTCTCTCGTGATCGCTAAACCGAGCAATTGGAACTCGATTGCTTTGTCATATTTGCCGAGGGAAGAGTAAGCACTCCCCAGATTTCCCAACGACTGTCCCTCACCCTGACGGTCTTTGATTTCCCTTGCGATTTCTAAACTTTGCAATTGGGAATCAATTGCTTTGTCATATTTTCCGAGATTTCGGTATGCGTTTCCCAGACTTCCCAGAGTCTGTCCCTCACCGCGACGATCTTTGATTTCCCGCGTGATCGCTAAGTCTTGCAGATAGAACTCAATCGCTTTGTCATATTTTCCGAGGGAAGAGTACGCGATCCCTAGATTTCCGAGGGAAACTCCCTCGCCGCGACGGTCTTTGATTTCCCGCGCAAACGATAGGTATTGCTGATATAATTTGATCGCTTTGTCATATTTGCCGAGAGAATAGTAAGCATTTCCTAGATTTCCTAGCGACTGTCCTTCCCCTCGACGATCTTTGATTTCTCGCGAGACTGCTAGTACCTGCTGTAGGTAATTGATTGCCTTGTCATATTTGCCGAGGTTTCGGTAAATACTTCCTAAATTTCCCAGAGAATTTCCCACACCTTGACGGTCTTTGATTTCCTGCGCGATCGCTAAGCTTTGCAGGTGGAACTCGATCGCTTTGTCATATTTGCCAATGTTGCGGTAAGCATTGCCCAAATTTCCCAGCGACTGTCCCTCACCACGACGGTCTTTGATTTCCTGCGCGATCGCTAAGTCTTGCAGGTAAAACTCGATCGCTTTTTCATATTTGCCAAGGGAATCGTAAGCATTGCCCAAATTTCCCAGTGACTGTCCCTCACCACGACGGTCTTTGATTTCACGGGTGATCGCTAATCTTTGCAAATGGAAATTGATCGCCTCGTCATATTTGCCGAGGGACTCGTAAGCGATTCCCAGATTTCCCAGCGCATTTCCCTCTCCGCGACGATCTTTGATTTCACGGGCGATAGCTAATCTTTGCAGATGGAAATCGATTGCTTTGTCATATTTGCCGAGGGACTCGTAAGCGATTCCCAGATTTCCCAGCGCTGCGCCCTCACCCTGACGGCTTTTGATTTCCCGATAGATAGTCAATGCTTGCTGCCATGACTGAAAAGCCGCCTCAAACTGGCTAGTTTGAAATTGCTGATTTCCTTGCTGTAATAGTTGATCTGCTTCTCCTTTGCTCGCCTGTGTTGTTTCTGCTTGGATGCTTTCACTCGTCACTATTTGCACTTGCCCACAAGCCAAAAAAGTCAACATCGCGATCGCAATCACCTTATTCACAGCCAAAATCCTCACATTTACATCAAAACCCGCAGGGACCTATTAGCTAGCGTATAACGATATTTCTCGAAACAGGTACTCGTTACAAAAAACACAACCAAAAAACACCAAAACCTATTAGGAGCATAGTATTACTGCCCCCATTAACGGATATCACTAAGATTAGCGAAGAAAAAGGAAAAAAATTTCCTTTTTCCTTTTTCCTTTTTTTACAGCCCATTACCGATCGCAAAAAATGCCGACCAATAATTGGGATGGTTATATTTTGGTGATTTAATCAGAGCAACTTGAGCCCTATGTAAAGCCTCAGTGGATGTGACATCACCTTTTTTGAGTTCATTATAAAAAGCTTCCATTAGAGCTTGAGTGCCTTCATCATTGACTGCCCAAAGTGAGGCGATCGCATTTTTTGCACCAGCTTTCTGGACTTGATAGCCAAATCCTAAAATTTCCACACCATCGCCAAGCTTGCCAACGCCAGTCTGACAGGCACTCAAGATAATCAAATCGATATTTGGTATCTGCCAATCAGCGATTTCGCCAAGACGGATTTTGTCACCGTTGCCGAAAATGATGAAGGAGTTATCAGGTGAACCAGTATTAAACTCAGCATGGGTAGCAAGATGGAGAATGTTGTGATTTTTGAATTTAGACTCGATCGCTTGGCGGCTAAAACCGTCTTCGGAGAGAGTTACTGAGTTTGGGAAAGAACTTGCGATCGCTTTGACTTCAGTAAGTGTGGCAGGTAATGCATTTTGTCCAAACTTTTTCGTGCCTGTATTGCCTCCAAATGCTCCCGCGAGAATATTGGGTTGATTTTTTGGCTGTGGAGAAAAGTTGGAGAGACTGTAGGCGATCAGGTTACTAACTTTATATTTTTCTGCAAGCCATTGTTTGCCGTCATAGAGAGCGGACAGGGGAACATAGCGTAATATGCCATCAGGAGCATAAAGAATCGTTTCCGCTTTGGCTGTAATCAGTTCGCCTTCAATCGGTTTAATCAGCACATCATAGAGAGATTTTGAAGCCTCCTTGACATCCTCAGATCCAGCATCAAGCAGTCCTGCTCTATAATCAGAGATCAATGATTCGAGCTTAGTTTTGGAGATTTTGACAGTGCGACTGATGGGAAGACTGTTGGGAGAGAAGAAAATTATTTCTAGTTGATCACCTAAAATCAATGGATAAAGTAATACTGTTCCCTGTGGAATTTGCTTGAGATAGTCAGGGACTTTGTTAATTTCTGATTTGGGAAGTTGTTGGATCTGTCCTGCAAGATTCCGATTAAGCTCAGCACCTTTTTCATGGCTAATCGAAACTAGCTGAGAGCTGATTGCTTTCTCTGGTTCTAAAATCCTCACACCTTGCGTAGTTCTATCGCTACCTTTGACATTTTTAAGATAGTCTTCGAGTTCTTGGACTTTGAGGAGATCGAGGACTTGGAGAGCTTCCATGACTCGACCTTGATTGAGCAATAAGCCAGACAGCTTTTTATAGCTACTAGAGACAGTTCCCAAATAGGATCTTTGATCTTCCTTATTGAGCTTACGAATATCCTTGCGGATCGCTTCGCGCACATTGATTGACAGTTTGTAATAAAGAATTGCAAGTTCAGTTTGCTTTGATTCAGAAAATACTTGTCCAATGCTTCCGAGAGCATAACCTTCGAGACTGCGATCGCCAATCTCTTTGGAGATTATTAATGCTTGCTGAAAAGAATTCATCGCTTCTTGACTACGCTTGAGAGCATTATATGCATACCCTAGGGTATGCTGCCCATGCATTTCACCACTGCGATCTTTGATTTCCCTTGCAATCGCTAAATATTGCAGGTTGTACTCAATCGCTTTGTCATATTTGCCGAGTTCGTAGTAAGGAGCACCCATATTCCCTAGCGCTGCTCCTTCACTGTGTCTGTCTTTGATCTCTCTGGCGATCGCTAGACTTTGGAGTTGGTACTCAATTGCTTTGTCATATTTACCAGAAGAATGGTAAGAATTGCCCAGATTCCCCAATATTCCACCTTCTCCACGTCGATCTTTGATTTCCTTGGCGATCGCTAAACTTTGGAGTTGGTACTCAATCGCTTTGCCATAGTTCCCAAGGTGTCGGTAAGCGATACCCAGATTTGCGAGCGATGCTCCCTCACCGCGCCGATCTTTGATTTCTCGCTTGATTTCTAAGCTTTGGAGTTGGTAATCAATTGCTTTGTCATACCTACCAAGAGAAACGTACGTGATTCCTAAATTTCCGAGTACCTCTCCTTCACCCTTTCGATCTTTAATTTCCCTTACGATCGCTAAGTATTGCAGTTGATAATCAATGGCTTGGTCATATTTACCAAGATTTTTGTAGGTGACACCCAAATTTCCTAGCGCTACTCCCTCGCCGCGCCGATCTTTGATTTCTCTGGTGATTGCTAAGTATTGCTGAAAGTACTCAATCGCTTGGTCATATTTGCCGAAAGCATTGTAAGTAGCACCCAGATTACCCAGTGACTGTGCCTCACTTAGTCGATTTTTGACTTCCCTTGTGATCGCTAAGGTTTGCTGTTGATAATCAATCGCCTTGTCATATTTGCCGAGCGCATAGTACGCTGCTCCCAAATTCCCCAGAGCTTTTCCTTCTCCAAGGCGATCTTTGACTGCTCTAGTAATATCTAAAGCTAGCAATTGGGTCTCAATCGCCTTGTCATATTGACCAAGATTTTGGTAAACGATGCCCAAATTTCCTAGAGTTGCACCCTCGATCTGTCGATCTTTAAGTTCTCTAGCGATCGCTAAGCATTGGACAAAATACTCAGCAGCTTTTTCTGATTTACCCAAAGAAAGGTACGCATTTCCTAGATTGCCAAAGGAATTTGCCTGACCTTGACGATCTCCCATCACTTTGGCAAGTTCGACGCTTTGCAATTGATACTCGATCGCTTTTTCGTATTTGCCAAGAGCAAGGTAGGCGAGACCCAGATTTCCTAAGGCTGCTTGCTCCCTCGGACGAGATTGGATTTCCCGATAGATGGTCAATGCTTGCTGCCATGACTGAAAAGCCGCATCAAACTGGCTAAGTTGAAATTGCTGATTTCCTTGATTAAATAGAAGATCTCCTTCATTTTGGCGTGCTTGGTTTGTCTGAGCTTGGACACTTTCGCTCATCATTATTTGCACTTGCCCACAAGCCAAAAAAGTCAACATCGCGATCGCAATCACCTTATTCACAGCCAAAATCCTCACATTTACATCAAAATTAGCAATCTCCTACTAGACAACATAAAGCTACATCCTGCAAAACAATTGGTCGTTACAAAAAATGTAACTATAGCAATGTAATACCAAAAGACAAAATGGCTACGCCATTTTGTCTTTTTAAAACCCTTACTGGGTTTGGTTTTTAATTCACAGAAGTGTTGTCACACTTTTGTGAATTGGTATAAAACCAGAAGATGAGTGGCGGCGCTTCGCGCCGCCACTCATCTTCTGGTAAGCAAACCTTGGTTTGCTATAACAAGTACGAATCACAAAAATCCCCAATTCCCTGCATCTACAGGTCATTACCATTTAAAAGAGCGCCTTGTAAATCACTACCATCAAGAATTGAACCTGTTGTATTCGCATCTCGCAAATCTGCGCCCCGCAGATCAGCACCACGCAAATCCACCTGTTGTAAATCCGCAAATTGGAAGTTTACACCCCGCAGATCAGCACCACGCAAATTTGCAGATTGGAAATTTGCATAGCTACAATTGCTGCCATTGAGCACCACACCACTGAAATCAGCGTGCCGTAAATCAGCCTCTACCAAATAAGCCCCACGCAAATTCAAACCCGCAAAATTGCGTTGACCGATTTTGTATTGATTGAGCAGCGTATTAGCATTAAGGGTCACAAAATTGGCAATCGCCTCAGTGCCAGAGTGAATGAGCGATGCTCTCTCGACTTGCTCAATTTGAAGATTATGATCTGTTTTAAGAGAACTGCGATCGCCTACATCATCAATAATCCGTAATATCCCAACAATTTTGCCATGAGGATCATGAACGAGAACAGTTGATACACTCACATTAGTCCAACTGCCATCACGAAGTTGAAAAGTCATCGGGAAACTATTAATCTGTCTACCTGCTAGGGTATCGAGGATTACTGCTTGTAGTTCCAATGCTTGAGACTCAGGAATACTTGGTACAGGATGACCGACAATAGTGGAAGTATTCCAAGCAAATAGTTTTTCTGCCGCAGCATTCCACAATAAAACTTTTCCTTCAGGGCTGACAATATCAATCGCCACAGGCACAGCCTTGATCACTGCTCGCAATAGTTCATTTGTCCTTTGTAGACTAGATTCAGCTTCACCTCTTTCACTAATGTCGATACATACTCCATCAGCAAATATCGCTTCCGAATCGGTACGATAATAACGGGCAATATTCTGTACCCATTTCACTTCACCAGAGATCGTAATAACGCGAAATTCATGACGGAAAGTGGCAAGATTATCAAAACCAGCTCTAATGAGAGCTTTAAATTGATCAACATCTTCAGGATGGATTAGATCCAATACTTGGTATGGAGAAGAGATTGCATATCTTGGCGAGAGACCGACTAGATCGATTAGACCATCGCTGATAAAAGCAATAGAAATTTTTCCTTCAGAATTGGTAGCTAAACGATAGAGGGTCGCAGGCATACTTGATGCGATCGCTGCTAGTCTAAGTTCGCTATCTTGCAACGCTGTTTCTGTGCGCTTACGCTCTGTAATATCACGG harbors:
- a CDS encoding tetratricopeptide repeat protein, whose amino-acid sequence is MNKAICIAVLTFLVCGQGQIVMSKSVQAQTTEARASEADWRYNLGIRAIRDSQYQKAIEFTLMSLDICREIKDRECEARAHNGLGLAYSDLGQYGKALDSYLQRLIIAREIKDRHGEGITLANLASTYLLLGKYDKAMEFYLQSLAIKRETKDRLGEGRSLGNLGIAYHSLGKYDKAIEFHLLSLSIFRENKDRRGEGIALANLGIAYDSLGKYDKAIDFHLQYLAIAREIKDRQGEGIALGNIGASYDSLGKYDKAIDFHLQYLAIAQEIKNRQGEGVSLNNLGDSFKNLKQSELAILFYKQSINVREAIRKDIRKLDKDIQQSYLGTISSSYKHLADLLIKQDRIMEALQVLDLLKVQELEDYLKNIKGSDRSAQGVKILEPEKAISNKLLAVSFDNSKDLNSELANQIQQLPTANSDQTRHKKSKLEASPN
- a CDS encoding Rpn family recombination-promoting nuclease/putative transposase; the encoded protein is MRTDTIFFQLFQTFDSLLFELVGLPPETASGYCFTSLEIKEKAFRFDGIFMPEALDKNIWFVEVQFQKRAEFYWEFIGEIFLYLSQYKPEHDWQAVAIFAKRSIEPEIPKQFRTIFAGGHIVQIYLDELPENESLTLGLVRLIVAPKREAVALAQRLAGQVGQGDRERMIEFIETVLLYKFPQMSREEVEAMFTLGDLKKTRVYREAKLEGKLEGKLEGKLEGKLEGEKIGTQRGQILGRQQGLKQFAVKLLTRKFGKVTVKVVKRLDKLSAEQLEELAEAVLDFEKVVDLEAWLTSKK
- a CDS encoding tetratricopeptide repeat protein, with the translated sequence MNKVIAIAMLTFLACGQVQIVTSESIQAETTQASKGEADQLLQQGNQQFQTSQFEAAFQSWQQALTIYREIKSRQGEGAALGNLGIAYESLGKYDKAIDFHLQRLAIAREIKDRRGEGNALGNLGIAYESLGKYDEAINFHLQRLAITREIKDRRGEGQSLGNLGNAYDSLGKYEKAIEFYLQDLAIAQEIKDRRGEGQSLGNLGNAYRNIGKYDKAIEFHLQSLAIAQEIKDRQGVGNSLGNLGSIYRNLGKYDKAINYLQQVLAVSREIKDRRGEGQSLGNLGNAYYSLGKYDKAIKLYQQYLSFAREIKDRRGEGVSLGNLGIAYSSLGKYDKAIEFYLQDLAITREIKDRRGEGQTLGSLGNAYRNLGKYDKAIDSQLQSLEIAREIKDRQGEGQSLGNLGSAYSSLGKYDKAIEFQLLGLAITREIKNLSGEGISLNNLGFTFSQLSQPELAILFYKQSINVTESIRKNIRKLTKDEQRSYLETVSTSYKRLAGLLLNQGRIMETLQVLDLLKVQELEDYLKNIKGSDRSAQGVKILEPEKAISNKLLAVSFDNSKDLNSELANQIQQLPKSEINKVPDYLKQIPQGTVLLYPLILGDRLEIIFFAPNSLPISRTIKISKSKLESLITEYRSGLLDAGSEDVKDASKALYDVLIKPIEGELITAKAETILYAPDGILRYVPLSALYDGKQWLAEKYKVSNLIAYSLSDFSPQPKNQPNILAGAFGGNTGTKKFGQNALPATLTEVQAIASSFPNSVTLSEDGFSRQAIESKFKNHNILHLATHAEFNTGSPDNSFIIFGNGDKIRLGEIADWQIPNIDLIILSACQTGVGKLGDGVEILGFGYQVQKAGAKNAIASLWSVNDEGTQALMEAFYRELKKGDVTSTEALHRAQVALIKSPKYNHPNYWSAFFAIGNGL
- a CDS encoding tetratricopeptide repeat protein encodes the protein MNKVIAIAMLTFLACGQVQIMMSESVQAQTNQARQNEGDLLFNQGNQQFQLSQFDAAFQSWQQALTIYREIQSRPREQAALGNLGLAYLALGKYEKAIEYQLQSVELAKVMGDRQGQANSFGNLGNAYLSLGKSEKAAEYFVQCLAIARELKDRQIEGATLGNLGIVYQNLGQYDKAIETQLLALDITRAVKDRLGEGKALGNLGAAYYALGKYDKAIDYQQQTLAITREVKNRLSEAQSLGNLGATYNAFGKYDQAIEYFQQYLAITREIKDRRGEGVALGNLGVTYKNLGKYDQAIDYQLQYLAIVREIKDRKGEGEVLGNLGITYVSLGRYDKAIDYQLQSLEIKREIKDRRGEGASLANLGIAYRHLGNYGKAIEYQLQSLAIAKEIKDRRGEGGILGNLGNSYHSSGKYDKAIEYQLQSLAIAREIKDRHSEGAALGNMGAPYYELGKYDKAIEYNLQYLAIAREIKDRSGEMHGQHTLGYAYNALKRSQEAMNSFQQALIISKEIGDRSLEGYALGSIGQVFSESKQTELAILYYKLSINVREAIRKDIRKLNKEDQRSYLGTVSSSYKKLSGLLLNQGRVMEALQVLDLLKVQELEDYLKNVKGSDRTTQGVRILEPEKAISSQLVSISHEKGAELNRNLAGQIQQLPKSEINKVPDYLKQIPQGTVLLYPLILGDQLEIIFFSPNSLPISRTVKISKTKLESLISDYRAGLLDAGSEDVKEASKSLYDVLIKPIEGELITAKAETILYAPDGILRYVPLSALYDGKQWLAEKYKVSNLIAYSLSNFSPQPKNQPNILAGAFGGNTGTKKFGQNALPATLTEVKAIASSFPNSVTLSEDGFSRQAIESKFKNHNILHLATHAEFNTGSPDNSFIIFGNGDKIRLGEIADWQIPNIDLIILSACQTGVGKLGDGVEILGFGYQVQKAGAKNAIASLWAVNDEGTQALMEAFYNELKKGDVTSTEALHRAQVALIKSPKYNHPNYWSAFFAIGNGL
- a CDS encoding PAS domain S-box protein, which gives rise to MGMRLCLELIATSIQQLQELKHIAESPTSSSIEIETRNLNLEDATNVLRASLIELEVYQQSLSGELERYRELFDFAPDGYFVTDANGDISEANRASTLMFGSLPIGKNLENFVYPSYKDQFQRLLGQLQRGQNIKSLDLRMQFPTGQPFDASFTIISIRAPLDGRVTGLRWWIQDITQRKQEADKLQQSHQRLEIRVAEMNAKLNLMDRQVRVEREEQRRISRNLAHNEAKLRAMMQHSSDIVNILDIDTTINYCSPAIFRTLGYMPEDVIGSKFISFIHSEDLPIFQNFLTQSVDALSVSTPIVMRHRHINGNWVYLESVCCNLLQDVNVQGLVINSRDITERKRTETALQDSELRLAAIASSMPATLYRLATNSEGKISIAFISDGLIDLVGLSPRYAISSPYQVLDLIHPEDVDQFKALIRAGFDNLATFRHEFRVITISGEVKWVQNIARYYRTDSEAIFADGVCIDISERGEAESSLQRTNELLRAVIKAVPVAIDIVSPEGKVLLWNAAAEKLFAWNTSTIVGHPVPSIPESQALELQAVILDTLAGRQINSFPMTFQLRDGSWTNVSVSTVLVHDPHGKIVGILRIIDDVGDRSSLKTDHNLQIEQVERASLIHSGTEAIANFVTLNANTLLNQYKIGQRNFAGLNLRGAYLVEADLRHADFSGVVLNGSNCSYANFQSANLRGADLRGVNFQFADLQQVDLRGADLRGADLRDANTTGSILDGSDLQGALLNGNDL